A window of Vigna unguiculata cultivar IT97K-499-35 chromosome 4, ASM411807v1, whole genome shotgun sequence contains these coding sequences:
- the LOC114180988 gene encoding tripeptidyl-peptidase 2-like isoform X1, with translation MPCSSSISTITGDKSSNSSNKNRDGSSSLREFKLNESTFLASLMPKKEIGVDRFLDAHPEYDGRGALIAIFDSGVDPAADGLQITSDGKPKVLDVIDCTGSGDIDTSKVVKADADGHICGASGASLVINTSWKNPSGEWHVGYKLVYELFTETLTSRLKKERKKIWDEKNQEEIAKTVKQLADFDQQHIKVEDVRLKRAREDIQNRLDILRKQSESYDDRGPVIDAVVWHDGEVWRVALDTQSLEDDPNSGKLVDFVPLTNYRIERKYGVFSKLDACTFVANVYNDGNVLSIVTDSSPHATHVAGIATAFHPKEPLLNGVAPGAQIISCKIGDSRLGSMETGTGLTRALIAAVEHKCDLINMSYGEGTLLPDYGRFVDLVNEVVNKHRLIFVSSAGNSGPGLSTVGAPGGTSSSIIGVGAYVSPAMAAGAHCVVEPPSDGLEYTWSSRGPTADGDLGVCVSAPGGAVAPVPTWTLQRRMLMNGTSMASPSACGGIALVISAMKAEGIPVSPYSVRIALENTAVPIGDLPEDKLSTGQGLMQVDKAFEYIQKCQNVPCVWYQIKIQQSGKSNPSSRGIYLREASACTQSTEWTVQVNPKFHEDADNLEDLVPFEEYIELHSTEETVVKSPDYLLLTNNGRSFNVLVDPSNLSDGLHYFEVYGIDYKAPWRGPLFRIPITITKPKAVTNLPPQISFSKLLFQPGHIERRYIEVPHGATWAEATMKTSDFDTARRFYVDAVQLCPLQRPLKWESAVIFPSPAAKSFAFRVVSGQTLELVISQFWSSGIGSHESASVDFEVVFHGIKVNQDVILDGSDAPVRIDTETLLVSEELAPVAILNKIRVPYRPIDSKISALSTDRDKLPSGQQILALTLTYKIKLEDGAQIKPHIPLLNDRIYDTKFESQFYMISDSNKRIYSSGDVYPSSSNLPKGEYTLQLYLRHDNVQILEKMRHLVLFIERNLEEKDVIRLSFFSQPDGPLMGNGSFKSSSLVPGIKEGLYIGPPQKEKLPKNSPLGSVLLGTISYGKLSFAGQGENTNPEKHPASYTISYIVPPNKIDEDKGKGSSLSSKKNVSERLNEEVRDTKIKVLASLKQETCEERSEWKELSALLKSEYPKYTPLLATILEGLVSRSNVKDKINHDEEVIGAADEVIDSIDKEELAKFFALKNDPEEEEAENIRKKMELTRDQLAEALYQKGLALAEIESLKLADLTWCILSKDGDKSPTSAATEGAKGGLDKKQSSDDRRDLFEENFKELKKWVDVKSPKYGILLVTRERRAQRLGTALKVLCDIIQDDAEPAKKKFFDLKLSLLDEIGWTHLATYERQWMHVRFPPSLPLF, from the exons ATGCCGTGCTCTTCATCCATTTCCACCATCACCGGCGATAAAAGCAGCAACAGCAGTAACAAGAATAGAGATGGTTCTTCCTCTCTGCGCGAGTTCAAGCTGAACGAATCCACTTTCCTTGCTTCGCTCATGCCTAAGAAGGAGATTGGCGTCGATCGTTTCCTCGACGCTCATCCCGAGTACGACGGTCGCGGCGCTCTCATCGCCATCTTCG ATTCTGGTGTAGACCCAGCTGCTGATGGATTACAGATTACCTCAGATGGGAAGCCAAAAGTTCTCGATGTCATTGATTG CACAGGGAGTGGTGATATTGATACCTCAAAGGTGGTGAAGGCTGATGCTGACGGTCATATTTGTGGGGCTTCAG gGGCATCATTGGTTATCAATACATCATGGAAGAATCCTTCTGGTGAATGGCATGTGGGCTATAAATTGGTTTATGAGCTATTCACGGAAACTTTGACTTCTCGTTTGAAG aaagaaagaaagaaaatatgggATGAGAAAAACCAGGAGGAAATTGCTAAGACTGTAAAACAACTTGCTGACTTTGATCAG CAACACATCAAGGTAGAGGATGTACGTCTTAAAAGGGCCAGGGAAGAtatccaaaatagacttgataTTCTGAGAAAACAATCTGAG AGCTATGATGATAGAGGGCCTGTCATAGACGCCGTTGTCTGGCATGACGGAGAGGTTTGGAGGGTTGCCCTTGACACACAGAGTCTGGAGGATGATCCAAATAGTGGAAAGCTTGTTGATTTTGTGCCTTTAACTAATTATAG AATAGAGAGGAAGTATGGTGTCTTCAGCAAATTAGATGCTTGTACATTTGTTGCTAATGTCTATAATGATGGGAATGTCTTGAGTATCGTAACAGACAGTTCTCCACATGCCACCCATGTTGCTGGTATAGCTACTGCTTTCCACCCAAAG GAGCCCTTGTTGAATGGAGTTGCACCTGGCGCACAAATAATATCTTGTAAAATTGGGGATTCTCGCTTAGGTTCAATGGAAACAGGAACCGGCTTAACTCGCGCACTGATAGCAGCTGTGGAG CATAAGTGTGACCTTATCAACATGAGTTATGGTGAAGGAACATTACTACCAGACTATGGGCGCTTTGTTGACCTTGTGAATGAA GTGGTGAACAAGCATCGTTTGATATTTGTGAGCAGTGCTGGTAACAGTGGACCGGGATTGAGCACCGTTGGTGCACCTGGTGGTACTTCCTCAAGTATCATAGGTGTTGGCGCATATGTATCTCCTGCTATGGCTGCTGGTGCTCATTGTGTTGTTGAGCCTCCTTCTGATGGGCTTGAATACACTTG GTCTAGCAGAGGACCAACAGCTGATGGAGACCTTGGTGTTTGTGTGAGTGCTCCGGGTGGTGCTGTTGCTCCTGTTCCCACATGGACTCTGCAACGGCGTATGCTCATGAATGGGACATCAATGGCATCACCATCAGCCTGTGGAGGAATTGCATTGGTCATAAGTGCAATGAAG GCTGAGGGAATTCCTGTGAGTCCATACAGTGTGAGGATAGCACTTGAAAATACTGCAGTCCCCATAGGTGATCTACCCGAGGATAAATTATCCACTGGACAAGGGCTTATGCAAGTTGACAA GGCTTTTGAATATATACAGAAGTGTCAAAATGTTCCATGTGTTTGGTATCAAATAAAAATCCAGCAATCTGGAAAAAGTA ATCCTTCATCAAGGGGCATCTACCTTAGGGAGGCTAGTGCTTGCACTCAATCTACCGAG TGGACAGTGCAAGTTAATCCAAAATTTCATGAAGATGCTGACAACTTAGAGGATTTGGTTCCATTTGAGGAGTACATTGAATTACATTCTACAGAAGAAACAGTTGTGAAGTCCCCCGACTATCTTTTGCTCACTAATAATGGTCGCAGCTTCAA TGTATTGGTCGATCCTTCCAATCTTTCGGATGGTCTTCATTATTTTGAGGTCTATGGTATTGACTACAAAGCTCCATGGCGTGGTCCTCTTTTCAGAATTCCAATCACCATAACAAAGCCTAAGGCTGTAACTAACCTGCCTCcacaaatttctttttcaaagttATTATTCCAGCCAG GCCATATAGAAAGAAGATACATCGAAGTGCCGCATGGTGCAACTTGGGCTGAAGCAACAATGAAAACATCAGATTTCGACACAGCAAGAAGATTTTATGTGGATGCTGTTCAG CTGTGCCCACTGCAAAGACCTTTGAAATGGGAGAGTGCTGTAATTTTTCCTTCTCCTGCTGCGAAAAGCTTTGCCTTTAGGGTAGTAAGTGGTCAGACATTGGAACTAGTCATTTCTCAGTTTTGGTCAAGTGGCATAGGAAGTCATGAGTCTGCGAGTGTGGATTTTGAG GTTGTGTTTCACGGGATAAAAGTCAATCAGGATGTTATACTTGATGGTAGTGATGCACCAGTTAGGATTGACACTGAAACACTACTGGTATCTGAGGAACTTGCACCTGTGGCAATTCTGAACAAG ATTAGGGTACCATATCGACCAATAGATTCTAAGATTAGTGCACTTTCAACAGATCGTGACAAACTTCCTTCTGGACAGCAGATACTGGCACTGACTTTGAC CTACAAGATCAAATTGGAAGATGGAGCTCAAATAAAACCTCACATACCATTGTTAAATGACCGGATATATGACACTAAATTTGAGTCCCAATTTTACATGATTTCTGACTCAAACAAg CGCATATATTCAAGTGGAGATGTCTATCCAAGTTCTTCTAATCTTCCCAAAGGAGAATATACTTTACAGTTATATTTGAG GCATGACAATGTGCAGATTTTGGAAAAGATGAGGCATTTGGTGTTATTCATTGAGCGAAATTTGGAAGAGAAG GATGTAATTCGGTTAAGCTTTTTCTCTCAACCTGATGGCCCCCTGATGGGAAATGGTTCCTTTAAGTCCTCATCACTAGTTCCAGG TATAAAAGAAGGACTGTATATTGGTCCACCACAAAAAGAAAAGCTTCCCAAG AATTCTCCACTCGGATCTGTATTGCTAGGGACAATTTCATATGGGAAGCTATCATTTGCTGGTCAGGGAGAAAATACAAATCCTGAAAAGCACCCTGCTTCGTATACAATTTCTTATATAGTTCCCCCAAATAAG aTTGACGAGGACAAGGGAAAAGGTTCTTCCTTATCTTCCAAGAAGAATGTTTCAGAACGCTTAAACGAAGAG GTAAGAGATACTAAAATAAAAGTTCTAGCAAGCTTAAAACAAGAAACTTGTGAAGAGCGCTCGGAGTGGAAAGAGCTATCTGCCTTGCTCAAA TCAGAATATCCAAAGTACACTCCATTACTTGCAACCATTTTGGAAGGTCTAGTTTCTAGGAGTAATGTCAAAGACAAAATTAATCATGATGAAGAG GTGATTGGCGCTGCCGATGAGGTGATTGACAGTATTGATAAAGAAGAGCTGGCAAAATTTTTTGCACTAAAAAATGATCCTGAAGAGGAAGAAGCAGAG AATATCCGAAAAAAGATGGAGTTAACCCGAGACCAATTGGCAGAGGCACTATACCAAAAGGGGCTTGCGCTGGCAGAGATTGAGTCTTTAAAG TTGGCAGACTTGACTTGGTGTATATTGTCAAAGGACGGAGATAAGTCCCCAACTTCGGCTGCAACAGAAGGGGCAAAAGGAGGCTTGGACAAAAAACAATCCTCAGATGATCGCAGAGATTTGTTTGAAGAGAATTTTAAAGAACTGAAGAAATGGGTTGATGTGAAGTCACCTAAATATGGAATCCTCTTAGTAACACGAGAGAGGCGAGCTCAAAGACTTGGGACAGCATTGAAG GTACTGTGTGACATAATTCAAGATGATGCAGAGCCTGCCAAAAAGAAATTCTTCGATCTGAAACTTTCTTTGCTTGATGAGATTGGGTGGACACATTTAGCTACATATGAGAGACAGTGGATGCATGTGCGTTTCCCTCCAAGCTTGCCTCTTTTCTAG
- the LOC114180988 gene encoding tripeptidyl-peptidase 2-like isoform X2 — MPCSSSISTITGDKSSNSSNKNRDGSSSLREFKLNESTFLASLMPKKEIGVDRFLDAHPEYDGRGALIAIFDSGVDPAADGLQITSDGKPKVLDVIDCTGSGDIDTSKVVKADADGHICGASGASLVINTSWKNPSGEWHVGYKLVYELFTETLTSRLKKERKKIWDEKNQEEIAKTVKQLADFDQQHIKVEDVRLKRAREDIQNRLDILRKQSESYDDRGPVIDAVVWHDGEVWRVALDTQSLEDDPNSGKLVDFVPLTNYRIERKYGVFSKLDACTFVANVYNDGNVLSIVTDSSPHATHVAGIATAFHPKEPLLNGVAPGAQIISCKIGDSRLGSMETGTGLTRALIAAVEHKCDLINMSYGEGTLLPDYGRFVDLVNEVVNKHRLIFVSSAGNSGPGLSTVGAPGGTSSSIIGVGAYVSPAMAAGAHCVVEPPSDGLEYTWSSRGPTADGDLGVCVSAPGGAVAPVPTWTLQRRMLMNGTSMASPSACGGIALVISAMKAEGIPVSPYSVRIALENTAVPIGDLPEDKLSTGQGLMQVDKAFEYIQKCQNVPCVWYQIKIQQSGKSNPSSRGIYLREASACTQSTEWTVQVNPKFHEDADNLEDLVPFEEYIELHSTEETVVKSPDYLLLTNNGRSFNVLVDPSNLSDGLHYFEVYGIDYKAPWRGPLFRIPITITKPKAVTNLPPQISFSKLLFQPGHIERRYIEVPHGATWAEATMKTSDFDTARRFYVDAVQLCPLQRPLKWESAVIFPSPAAKSFAFRVVSGQTLELVISQFWSSGIGSHESASVDFEVVFHGIKVNQDVILDGSDAPVRIDTETLLVSEELAPVAILNKIRVPYRPIDSKISALSTDRDKLPSGQQILALTLTYKIKLEDGAQIKPHIPLLNDRIYDTKFESQFYMISDSNKRIYSSGDVYPSSSNLPKGEYTLQLYLRHDNVQILEKMRHLVLFIERNLEEKDVIRLSFFSQPDGPLMGNGSFKSSSLVPGIKEGLYIGPPQKEKLPKNSPLGSVLLGTISYGKLSFAGQGENTNPEKHPASYTISYIVPPNKIDEDKGKGSSLSSKKNVSERLNEEVRDTKIKVLASLKQETCEERSEWKELSALLKSEYPKYTPLLATILEGLVSRSNVKDKINHDEEVIGAADEVIDSIDKEELAKFFALKNDPEEEEAENIRKKMELTRDQLAEALYQKGLALAEIESLKDGDKSPTSAATEGAKGGLDKKQSSDDRRDLFEENFKELKKWVDVKSPKYGILLVTRERRAQRLGTALKVLCDIIQDDAEPAKKKFFDLKLSLLDEIGWTHLATYERQWMHVRFPPSLPLF, encoded by the exons ATGCCGTGCTCTTCATCCATTTCCACCATCACCGGCGATAAAAGCAGCAACAGCAGTAACAAGAATAGAGATGGTTCTTCCTCTCTGCGCGAGTTCAAGCTGAACGAATCCACTTTCCTTGCTTCGCTCATGCCTAAGAAGGAGATTGGCGTCGATCGTTTCCTCGACGCTCATCCCGAGTACGACGGTCGCGGCGCTCTCATCGCCATCTTCG ATTCTGGTGTAGACCCAGCTGCTGATGGATTACAGATTACCTCAGATGGGAAGCCAAAAGTTCTCGATGTCATTGATTG CACAGGGAGTGGTGATATTGATACCTCAAAGGTGGTGAAGGCTGATGCTGACGGTCATATTTGTGGGGCTTCAG gGGCATCATTGGTTATCAATACATCATGGAAGAATCCTTCTGGTGAATGGCATGTGGGCTATAAATTGGTTTATGAGCTATTCACGGAAACTTTGACTTCTCGTTTGAAG aaagaaagaaagaaaatatgggATGAGAAAAACCAGGAGGAAATTGCTAAGACTGTAAAACAACTTGCTGACTTTGATCAG CAACACATCAAGGTAGAGGATGTACGTCTTAAAAGGGCCAGGGAAGAtatccaaaatagacttgataTTCTGAGAAAACAATCTGAG AGCTATGATGATAGAGGGCCTGTCATAGACGCCGTTGTCTGGCATGACGGAGAGGTTTGGAGGGTTGCCCTTGACACACAGAGTCTGGAGGATGATCCAAATAGTGGAAAGCTTGTTGATTTTGTGCCTTTAACTAATTATAG AATAGAGAGGAAGTATGGTGTCTTCAGCAAATTAGATGCTTGTACATTTGTTGCTAATGTCTATAATGATGGGAATGTCTTGAGTATCGTAACAGACAGTTCTCCACATGCCACCCATGTTGCTGGTATAGCTACTGCTTTCCACCCAAAG GAGCCCTTGTTGAATGGAGTTGCACCTGGCGCACAAATAATATCTTGTAAAATTGGGGATTCTCGCTTAGGTTCAATGGAAACAGGAACCGGCTTAACTCGCGCACTGATAGCAGCTGTGGAG CATAAGTGTGACCTTATCAACATGAGTTATGGTGAAGGAACATTACTACCAGACTATGGGCGCTTTGTTGACCTTGTGAATGAA GTGGTGAACAAGCATCGTTTGATATTTGTGAGCAGTGCTGGTAACAGTGGACCGGGATTGAGCACCGTTGGTGCACCTGGTGGTACTTCCTCAAGTATCATAGGTGTTGGCGCATATGTATCTCCTGCTATGGCTGCTGGTGCTCATTGTGTTGTTGAGCCTCCTTCTGATGGGCTTGAATACACTTG GTCTAGCAGAGGACCAACAGCTGATGGAGACCTTGGTGTTTGTGTGAGTGCTCCGGGTGGTGCTGTTGCTCCTGTTCCCACATGGACTCTGCAACGGCGTATGCTCATGAATGGGACATCAATGGCATCACCATCAGCCTGTGGAGGAATTGCATTGGTCATAAGTGCAATGAAG GCTGAGGGAATTCCTGTGAGTCCATACAGTGTGAGGATAGCACTTGAAAATACTGCAGTCCCCATAGGTGATCTACCCGAGGATAAATTATCCACTGGACAAGGGCTTATGCAAGTTGACAA GGCTTTTGAATATATACAGAAGTGTCAAAATGTTCCATGTGTTTGGTATCAAATAAAAATCCAGCAATCTGGAAAAAGTA ATCCTTCATCAAGGGGCATCTACCTTAGGGAGGCTAGTGCTTGCACTCAATCTACCGAG TGGACAGTGCAAGTTAATCCAAAATTTCATGAAGATGCTGACAACTTAGAGGATTTGGTTCCATTTGAGGAGTACATTGAATTACATTCTACAGAAGAAACAGTTGTGAAGTCCCCCGACTATCTTTTGCTCACTAATAATGGTCGCAGCTTCAA TGTATTGGTCGATCCTTCCAATCTTTCGGATGGTCTTCATTATTTTGAGGTCTATGGTATTGACTACAAAGCTCCATGGCGTGGTCCTCTTTTCAGAATTCCAATCACCATAACAAAGCCTAAGGCTGTAACTAACCTGCCTCcacaaatttctttttcaaagttATTATTCCAGCCAG GCCATATAGAAAGAAGATACATCGAAGTGCCGCATGGTGCAACTTGGGCTGAAGCAACAATGAAAACATCAGATTTCGACACAGCAAGAAGATTTTATGTGGATGCTGTTCAG CTGTGCCCACTGCAAAGACCTTTGAAATGGGAGAGTGCTGTAATTTTTCCTTCTCCTGCTGCGAAAAGCTTTGCCTTTAGGGTAGTAAGTGGTCAGACATTGGAACTAGTCATTTCTCAGTTTTGGTCAAGTGGCATAGGAAGTCATGAGTCTGCGAGTGTGGATTTTGAG GTTGTGTTTCACGGGATAAAAGTCAATCAGGATGTTATACTTGATGGTAGTGATGCACCAGTTAGGATTGACACTGAAACACTACTGGTATCTGAGGAACTTGCACCTGTGGCAATTCTGAACAAG ATTAGGGTACCATATCGACCAATAGATTCTAAGATTAGTGCACTTTCAACAGATCGTGACAAACTTCCTTCTGGACAGCAGATACTGGCACTGACTTTGAC CTACAAGATCAAATTGGAAGATGGAGCTCAAATAAAACCTCACATACCATTGTTAAATGACCGGATATATGACACTAAATTTGAGTCCCAATTTTACATGATTTCTGACTCAAACAAg CGCATATATTCAAGTGGAGATGTCTATCCAAGTTCTTCTAATCTTCCCAAAGGAGAATATACTTTACAGTTATATTTGAG GCATGACAATGTGCAGATTTTGGAAAAGATGAGGCATTTGGTGTTATTCATTGAGCGAAATTTGGAAGAGAAG GATGTAATTCGGTTAAGCTTTTTCTCTCAACCTGATGGCCCCCTGATGGGAAATGGTTCCTTTAAGTCCTCATCACTAGTTCCAGG TATAAAAGAAGGACTGTATATTGGTCCACCACAAAAAGAAAAGCTTCCCAAG AATTCTCCACTCGGATCTGTATTGCTAGGGACAATTTCATATGGGAAGCTATCATTTGCTGGTCAGGGAGAAAATACAAATCCTGAAAAGCACCCTGCTTCGTATACAATTTCTTATATAGTTCCCCCAAATAAG aTTGACGAGGACAAGGGAAAAGGTTCTTCCTTATCTTCCAAGAAGAATGTTTCAGAACGCTTAAACGAAGAG GTAAGAGATACTAAAATAAAAGTTCTAGCAAGCTTAAAACAAGAAACTTGTGAAGAGCGCTCGGAGTGGAAAGAGCTATCTGCCTTGCTCAAA TCAGAATATCCAAAGTACACTCCATTACTTGCAACCATTTTGGAAGGTCTAGTTTCTAGGAGTAATGTCAAAGACAAAATTAATCATGATGAAGAG GTGATTGGCGCTGCCGATGAGGTGATTGACAGTATTGATAAAGAAGAGCTGGCAAAATTTTTTGCACTAAAAAATGATCCTGAAGAGGAAGAAGCAGAG AATATCCGAAAAAAGATGGAGTTAACCCGAGACCAATTGGCAGAGGCACTATACCAAAAGGGGCTTGCGCTGGCAGAGATTGAGTCTTTAAAG GACGGAGATAAGTCCCCAACTTCGGCTGCAACAGAAGGGGCAAAAGGAGGCTTGGACAAAAAACAATCCTCAGATGATCGCAGAGATTTGTTTGAAGAGAATTTTAAAGAACTGAAGAAATGGGTTGATGTGAAGTCACCTAAATATGGAATCCTCTTAGTAACACGAGAGAGGCGAGCTCAAAGACTTGGGACAGCATTGAAG GTACTGTGTGACATAATTCAAGATGATGCAGAGCCTGCCAAAAAGAAATTCTTCGATCTGAAACTTTCTTTGCTTGATGAGATTGGGTGGACACATTTAGCTACATATGAGAGACAGTGGATGCATGTGCGTTTCCCTCCAAGCTTGCCTCTTTTCTAG